The following proteins come from a genomic window of Heterodontus francisci isolate sHetFra1 unplaced genomic scaffold, sHetFra1.hap1 HAP1_SCAFFOLD_59, whole genome shotgun sequence:
- the LOC137360603 gene encoding histone H2AX-like, producing the protein MSGRGKTGGKARAKAKSRSSRAGLQFPVGRVHRLLRKGNYAERVGAGAPVYLAAVLEYLTAEILELAGNAARDNKKSRIIPRHLQLAVRNDEELNKLLRGVTIAQGGVLPNIQAVLLPKKTSAQSSQKK; encoded by the coding sequence atgtctggaagaggaaagaccggcggcaaagctcgggccaaggccaagtctcggtcTTCCCGGgccggactgcagttcccggtgggccgtgttcacaggcttttgagaaagggcaactatgctgagcgtgtgggtgccggagccccggtctatttggctgctgtgctcgagtatctgactgctgaaatcctcgagctggccgggaacgcggcccgggacaacaagaagagccgcatcatccccagacacctgcagctggccgtccgcaacgatgaggagctcaacaagttgctgaGGGGAGTGACTattgctcagggcggggtgctgcctaatatccaggccgtgctgctgcccaagaaaaccagcgctcagagctcccagaaaaagtaa